The Lentzea guizhouensis genome contains a region encoding:
- a CDS encoding ATP-binding protein, with the protein MTSTGRCALCAGTLPPATSDQRRSYCSNACRQRAYRRRVVATAPTPATRKNLRVLANLPAARDAFVGRQQELSKLDQLMRRHRLVTLVGSAGAGKTRLALEAAGRLRRGRTDRVLLVELGQVTDGADVMPAVAHALGVEQSDEPLRDTVLETLVNMKVVVVLDNCEHLLDTCAELADLLLNRCPGVRVLATSREALWISGEVSFHLDGLCIPSTDRDLVNTAAPRSEAVKLFVERARERKPDFRLTPENTAAVALLCARLEGMPLAIELAARWVQLLPVADICDRMDEPLELLTLGCRKSPARQRSLREAIDWSYQLLQPDEQFALRRLSVFDGGFDLAAATEVCSTERSAEPVLDVLSRLQAKSLVTAVPGTTRFRQLETVRLHAREKLVAAGELDVAFEALARWFTDLSDVMVSAPLSMPAEVQDKLDNHVDSLLGTVEWAADRADERLLLLTSALADCAARSGRLSQARIMLRDALRRPSTRDDHRCVALNHAARFAAEQGDHAEAVELSGEASRLVRGIDHPALMMSCSSTLAAVQQSSGEWEASAENNTECLRVAELLGEPLARAACLIDLARTALSLGKHERAEKAVMKALPISRTSGDPARIASALSTRGAVALMQGELEEATHAFQEALRMDGMNPLSAPDALEGLAMAALMRGQAERALRLEATGRAMRRSVGVVSNPFWAEKVAGAMRTAQLMLPVPRAEAAATPLTPNEIEALIHDEVWLDRTEAAHEELDDHERRVVALLATGMTNQQIANRLNVSVRTVASRLQRLRDKLGLQSRDDIAAWGAERAIG; encoded by the coding sequence ATGACCAGCACCGGACGTTGCGCCCTGTGCGCCGGCACGCTGCCTCCCGCCACCTCTGACCAGCGCAGGTCCTACTGCTCCAACGCCTGCCGCCAACGGGCGTACCGCAGGCGGGTGGTCGCGACCGCCCCGACGCCCGCGACCAGGAAGAACCTGCGGGTGCTCGCGAACCTGCCCGCGGCGCGCGACGCGTTCGTCGGGCGTCAGCAGGAGCTCTCGAAGCTCGACCAGCTGATGCGCAGGCATCGTCTCGTCACGCTCGTGGGCAGTGCGGGTGCGGGCAAGACGCGGCTCGCGCTGGAGGCCGCCGGCCGGTTGCGGCGCGGCCGGACGGACCGGGTGCTGCTCGTCGAGCTCGGACAGGTCACCGACGGCGCGGACGTCATGCCGGCCGTCGCGCACGCCCTCGGCGTCGAGCAGTCGGACGAGCCGTTGCGGGACACCGTCCTGGAGACGCTCGTGAACATGAAGGTCGTCGTGGTCCTCGACAACTGCGAACACCTCCTCGACACCTGCGCCGAGCTCGCCGACCTGCTGCTCAACCGCTGCCCCGGCGTCCGCGTGCTGGCGACGAGCCGGGAGGCGCTGTGGATCAGCGGTGAAGTCAGTTTTCACCTCGATGGGCTGTGCATCCCGTCAACAGACCGAGACCTTGTGAACACCGCGGCGCCGCGGTCGGAGGCTGTGAAGCTGTTCGTCGAACGCGCCCGCGAACGCAAACCGGACTTCCGCCTCACGCCGGAGAACACCGCCGCCGTCGCCCTGCTGTGCGCGCGGCTCGAGGGCATGCCGCTGGCGATCGAGCTGGCCGCGCGCTGGGTGCAGCTGCTGCCCGTCGCGGACATCTGCGACCGCATGGACGAACCGCTGGAGCTGCTCACCCTGGGCTGCCGCAAGTCGCCTGCCCGCCAGCGGTCCCTGCGCGAGGCCATCGACTGGAGCTACCAGCTGCTGCAGCCCGACGAGCAGTTCGCGTTGCGCAGGCTGAGCGTGTTCGACGGCGGGTTCGACCTGGCCGCGGCCACCGAGGTCTGCTCGACGGAACGGTCGGCCGAACCCGTGCTCGACGTGCTGTCCCGGCTGCAGGCCAAGTCGCTGGTGACCGCGGTCCCCGGCACCACCCGCTTCCGGCAGCTGGAGACGGTCCGCCTGCACGCCAGGGAGAAGCTGGTGGCGGCCGGGGAGCTGGACGTGGCGTTCGAGGCGTTGGCGCGCTGGTTCACCGACCTGTCCGACGTGATGGTCAGCGCTCCGCTGTCGATGCCGGCCGAGGTCCAGGACAAGCTGGACAACCACGTCGACAGCCTGCTCGGCACGGTCGAGTGGGCCGCCGACCGCGCCGACGAACGACTCCTGCTGCTCACCTCGGCACTGGCCGACTGCGCCGCCCGCAGCGGCCGGCTCAGCCAGGCGCGGATCATGCTGCGCGACGCGCTGCGCCGCCCGTCCACAAGGGACGACCACCGGTGCGTGGCGCTCAACCACGCGGCCAGGTTCGCCGCCGAGCAGGGCGACCACGCCGAGGCCGTCGAGCTGTCCGGCGAGGCGTCCCGGCTGGTGCGCGGCATCGACCACCCGGCGCTGATGATGAGCTGCAGCAGCACACTGGCGGCCGTGCAGCAGTCGAGCGGTGAGTGGGAGGCGTCGGCGGAGAACAACACCGAGTGCCTGCGGGTCGCGGAACTGCTCGGTGAACCCCTTGCGCGCGCGGCCTGTCTGATCGACCTCGCGCGCACGGCGTTGTCGCTGGGCAAGCACGAACGCGCCGAGAAAGCGGTCATGAAGGCGTTGCCGATCTCGCGCACGTCCGGTGATCCCGCGCGCATTGCCAGCGCACTCAGCACCCGCGGCGCTGTCGCGTTGATGCAGGGCGAACTGGAAGAAGCGACGCACGCGTTCCAGGAGGCGCTGCGCATGGACGGCATGAACCCGCTGAGCGCCCCGGACGCCTTGGAAGGCCTTGCCATGGCAGCGTTGATGCGCGGTCAGGCGGAGCGCGCGCTACGGCTCGAAGCGACCGGACGAGCGATGCGCCGCTCAGTCGGCGTGGTGTCGAATCCATTTTGGGCAGAAAAGGTCGCGGGAGCCATGCGCACCGCACAGCTGATGCTGCCGGTCCCGCGCGCGGAGGCAGCCGCAACACCGTTGACACCAAACGAGATCGAGGCGCTCATCCACGACGAGGTGTGGCTGGACCGCACCGAGGCGGCGCACGAGGAGTTGGACGACCACGAACGACGTGTGGTCGCACTCCTCGCGACCGGCATGACGAACCAGCAGATCGCGAACCGCCTCAACGTCTCCGTGCGCACCGTGGCCTCGCGGTTGCAACGGCTGCGCGACAAGCTCGGACTGCAGAGCCGCGACGACATCGCCGCATGGGGAGCCGAGCGCGCGATCGGCTGA
- a CDS encoding response regulator — MTVTTSTSTSWANGGLQLVNKPRTITVGIADDEVLVRTGVRGVLERAGGIAVIGEAGDGTAAVELARRQRPQVLLMDAAMPGMEGLTAVRMVRRHVPGTQVIMLCTPHTEEMLFPALRAGAAGFLFKNGEPDALVNAVRVVAAGEAVLSPSATRALVDHFTGADSERRDAARNRISLLTRREQEVLVYLAQGMANARIARLMYLSEGAIKAHVSRLLTKLRCDNRVQAALIARDAALPC, encoded by the coding sequence ATGACGGTGACGACGAGCACGTCGACCTCGTGGGCGAACGGGGGCCTGCAGCTGGTGAACAAACCGCGCACGATCACCGTCGGCATCGCCGACGACGAGGTCCTGGTCCGCACCGGCGTCCGCGGCGTGCTGGAACGCGCCGGCGGCATCGCCGTGATCGGGGAGGCCGGTGACGGCACCGCCGCGGTGGAGCTCGCCCGCCGCCAGCGCCCGCAGGTCCTGCTGATGGACGCCGCGATGCCCGGCATGGAGGGCCTCACGGCCGTCCGCATGGTCCGCAGGCATGTACCCGGTACACAGGTGATCATGCTGTGCACCCCCCACACGGAGGAAATGCTGTTTCCCGCGTTACGGGCGGGAGCCGCGGGTTTCCTGTTCAAGAACGGCGAGCCCGACGCGTTGGTGAACGCCGTCCGCGTGGTGGCGGCCGGCGAGGCGGTCCTCTCCCCGTCGGCCACCCGCGCTTTGGTCGACCACTTCACCGGCGCCGACTCGGAACGCCGCGACGCCGCGCGCAACCGCATCAGCCTGCTCACCCGGCGGGAGCAGGAGGTGCTCGTGTACCTCGCGCAGGGCATGGCGAACGCTCGCATCGCCCGGCTCATGTACCTGTCGGAAGGGGCGATCAAGGCCCACGTCAGCCGACTGCTGACCAAACTGCGCTGCGACAACCGCGTCCAAGCCGCCCTCATCGCACGCGACGCCGCCCTTCCCTGCTGA
- a CDS encoding DNA-3-methyladenine glycosylase 2, whose translation MHHYTSARPAAVHTSHPAPDDFVARATLLLADGFVDRSGVRALASHLGCTTSHLRQQLVTSFGADASTLSRAFARGRSLPPVDSLPYVVPLRLSFTPPLFPDNLFGHLIATAVPGVEEWRDNTYRRTLRLPHGPAIAALTPHPDHVAAVFALTDPRDLAPAVAQCRFLLDLDADPVAVDTVLSSDPLLKPLVHKAPGRRVPRTVNGPEFAIRAVLGQQVSTAAARTHAARLVQRHGTPVADLHLFPLSFDPAELAVPTSRRTTMAALLTALESGVDLTPTADPAHVRAELHALPGFGPWTVESIAMRALGDPDAFLPTDLGIKLAAASLGLPVTPAALTRRSEGWRPWRSYAVQHLWATGDHEVNRIPT comes from the coding sequence ATGCACCACTACACGTCGGCGCGCCCCGCGGCGGTTCACACTTCACACCCCGCACCCGACGACTTCGTTGCGCGCGCAACACTTCTGCTCGCCGACGGCTTCGTCGACCGCTCCGGCGTCCGCGCACTGGCGTCCCACCTGGGCTGCACCACAAGCCATTTGCGCCAACAACTTGTGACTTCTTTTGGCGCCGACGCCTCCACTCTCTCCCGCGCCTTCGCCCGTGGCCGCTCACTCCCGCCGGTGGACTCACTCCCGTACGTGGTCCCCCTCCGCCTTTCTTTCACACCCCCGCTGTTCCCCGACAACCTCTTCGGCCACCTGATCGCCACCGCCGTCCCCGGCGTCGAGGAATGGCGCGACAACACCTACCGCCGCACCCTCCGCCTCCCACACGGCCCCGCCATCGCCGCCCTCACCCCACACCCCGACCACGTCGCCGCCGTCTTCGCCCTCACCGACCCCCGCGACCTCGCCCCGGCCGTTGCCCAGTGCCGCTTCCTCCTGGACCTCGACGCCGACCCCGTCGCCGTCGACACGGTGCTCTCGTCAGACCCGCTGCTCAAACCGTTGGTGCACAAGGCCCCCGGCCGCCGCGTCCCACGCACCGTCAACGGCCCCGAGTTCGCCATCCGCGCCGTCCTCGGCCAACAGGTCTCCACCGCCGCGGCCCGCACCCACGCCGCCCGCCTGGTCCAACGCCACGGCACCCCGGTAGCCGACCTCCACCTCTTCCCACTGTCCTTCGACCCGGCCGAACTCGCCGTCCCCACCTCCCGCCGCACCACCATGGCCGCCCTGCTCACGGCCCTCGAGTCCGGTGTGGACCTCACCCCGACCGCCGACCCGGCCCACGTCCGCGCCGAACTGCACGCCCTCCCCGGCTTCGGCCCGTGGACCGTCGAATCCATCGCGATGCGCGCACTCGGCGACCCCGACGCCTTCCTGCCCACCGACCTGGGCATCAAACTGGCCGCCGCCTCACTCGGCCTGCCCGTGACGCCGGCCGCGCTGACCCGCCGTTCGGAGGGTTGGCGCCCTTGGCGTTCTTATGCCGTGCAGCACCTGTGGGCGACCGGCGACCACGAGGTCAACCGCATCCCGACCTGA
- a CDS encoding serine/threonine-protein kinase yields MLIADRYEIDDLPLGRGGMGTVHSGRDLRLDRRVAVKLLQLPGSDEEVQQRFAREARIVAKLEHPGVPVLYDFGTYDQRLFQVMQFVDGVTIADLVDEFGPLPEPWAANIAAQTAAVLAEAHDRGICHRDLKPTNLMLCPDGAVKVLDFGLALLRESDVAPFSRAGQILGTPSYMAPEQIQRGVAEPRSDLYALGCVLHEMLTGEQLFTGPTAYAVFERHVREAPRPVAGRLNEVVQRLLAKEPEGRPGSAREVFGALQGGLGEVPPLPGFVGDGSAATMYANVQRRCGVVVGRGRD; encoded by the coding sequence GTGCTGATCGCCGACCGCTACGAGATCGACGACCTGCCGCTGGGCCGCGGCGGCATGGGCACCGTGCACAGCGGCCGCGACCTGCGCCTGGACCGCCGCGTGGCGGTCAAGCTCCTGCAACTGCCCGGCAGCGACGAGGAGGTCCAGCAACGCTTCGCCCGCGAGGCCCGCATCGTGGCCAAACTCGAACACCCCGGCGTCCCGGTCCTCTACGACTTCGGCACCTACGACCAACGCCTGTTCCAGGTGATGCAGTTCGTCGACGGCGTCACCATCGCAGACCTGGTCGACGAGTTCGGCCCACTCCCGGAACCCTGGGCGGCCAACATCGCCGCCCAGACCGCCGCCGTCCTGGCCGAGGCCCACGACCGCGGCATCTGCCACCGCGACCTCAAGCCCACCAACCTCATGCTCTGCCCCGACGGCGCCGTGAAGGTCCTCGACTTCGGCCTCGCCCTGCTGCGCGAGAGCGACGTGGCCCCGTTCAGCCGAGCCGGCCAGATCCTCGGCACCCCTTCGTACATGGCACCCGAGCAGATCCAGCGCGGGGTGGCCGAGCCCCGCAGCGACCTGTACGCGCTGGGGTGCGTGCTGCACGAGATGCTGACCGGCGAGCAGCTGTTCACCGGGCCGACGGCGTACGCGGTGTTCGAGCGGCACGTGCGTGAGGCGCCGCGGCCGGTCGCGGGCAGGCTCAACGAGGTGGTGCAACGGTTGCTGGCCAAGGAGCCGGAGGGGCGGCCGGGGTCGGCGCGGGAGGTTTTCGGGGCGCTGCAAGGGGGTTTGGGGGAAGTGCCGCCGTTGCCGGGGTTCGTGGGGGACGGGTCGGCGGCGACGATGTACGCGAATGTGCAGCGCAGGTGCGGGGTTGTGGTGGGGCGCGGGCGGGATTGA
- a CDS encoding HsdM family class I SAM-dependent methyltransferase, giving the protein MDETVNAGDIARLADVGRAAVSNWRRRFDDFPAPVGGTASSPLYLLRDVEAWLRRNGKPFNVSPADRLWTQLRTVDDLKLGPALLAVEADAATFEFLHERYAATHSRLLNPTPPEIARLMVSLTEAHDGTVTDPSCGTGSLLKLARARRKVGQELDPVLAAIARRRLPDAYIVDGDSLRHNGIFERADAVLCDPPWHDRAWGHEELIGDPRWTHGQPSRGEPELAWAQHCLHLAKPGSPVAILMPSAAATRRAGKRIRGNLLRAGAVTAVITVQPGRDLWLLRHPHPSDRAPEHVTLLDSPDGIDIPESLEPNTRVLDLLDDDVDLSPGRLRGQHGRAYVESRLKYSMPDPPELHDRALPPMTTIGDLLRTAPGPHPVTSPTGAVYEIDPTRLDPDYLTGLLRAALARTPTGSTRLDVRRTQVPSLPLHEQRKYGRAFTQLRALESSLEGAAELVRLGYNGLLTGQIGPA; this is encoded by the coding sequence ATGGATGAGACGGTCAACGCCGGTGACATCGCGCGCCTGGCAGACGTCGGGCGCGCGGCCGTGTCGAACTGGCGCCGGCGTTTTGACGACTTCCCCGCGCCCGTCGGTGGCACGGCCTCCAGTCCGTTGTACCTGCTGCGCGACGTGGAGGCGTGGCTGCGGCGCAACGGCAAGCCGTTCAACGTCTCCCCCGCCGACCGCCTCTGGACCCAGCTCCGCACCGTCGACGACCTGAAGCTCGGCCCCGCACTGCTCGCCGTGGAGGCCGACGCGGCGACGTTCGAGTTCCTGCACGAGCGCTACGCCGCGACCCACTCCCGGCTGCTGAACCCGACGCCGCCGGAGATCGCGCGGCTGATGGTCTCGCTGACCGAGGCGCACGACGGCACGGTGACCGACCCGTCCTGCGGCACCGGCTCGTTGCTGAAGCTGGCCCGCGCCCGCCGCAAGGTCGGCCAGGAGCTCGACCCGGTGCTGGCCGCGATCGCCCGCCGCCGCCTGCCCGACGCCTACATCGTCGACGGCGACTCGTTGCGCCACAACGGAATCTTCGAGCGGGCCGACGCGGTGCTGTGCGACCCGCCGTGGCACGACCGCGCGTGGGGCCACGAGGAGCTGATCGGCGACCCGCGCTGGACCCACGGCCAGCCCTCGCGCGGCGAACCCGAGCTCGCCTGGGCCCAGCACTGCCTGCACCTGGCCAAACCCGGCTCCCCGGTGGCGATCCTGATGCCCTCGGCCGCTGCCACCCGCCGAGCCGGCAAACGCATCCGCGGCAACCTCCTGCGCGCCGGCGCCGTGACCGCCGTGATCACCGTCCAACCGGGCCGCGACCTGTGGCTGCTGCGCCACCCGCACCCCAGCGACCGCGCCCCGGAACACGTGACGCTGCTCGACTCCCCCGACGGCATCGACATCCCCGAGTCGCTCGAACCGAACACGCGCGTCCTCGACCTCCTCGACGACGACGTCGACCTCAGCCCCGGCCGCCTCCGCGGCCAGCACGGCCGCGCCTACGTCGAGTCGCGCCTGAAGTACTCGATGCCCGACCCGCCCGAGCTCCACGACCGCGCCCTCCCCCCGATGACCACCATCGGCGACCTCCTCCGCACGGCCCCCGGCCCCCACCCCGTCACCTCCCCGACCGGCGCGGTCTACGAGATCGACCCGACCCGCCTCGACCCCGACTACCTCACCGGTCTGCTCCGCGCCGCACTCGCCCGCACCCCGACCGGCTCGACCCGCTTGGACGTCCGCCGCACGCAGGTCCCCTCACTCCCGCTCCACGAACAACGCAAGTACGGCCGCGCGTTCACCCAGCTCAGGGCCTTGGAGTCCTCCTTGGAAGGCGCCGCCGAGCTGGTCCGTTTGGGCTACAATGGCCTCTTGACCGGTCAGATCGGCCCGGCGTGA
- a CDS encoding PP2C family protein-serine/threonine phosphatase: MTHELRIAVATDPGLVREHNEDSVYVRADLQAVADGMGGHEHGELASAIAVDVLANWQGDLGPAVAEIARRLDDEAPQGTGTTLTAMRWEGLAFQLAHVGDSRAYVLREGELRQLSHDHTMVQALVDAGRLTPEEAAGHPRRAYVLRALQSGNSHEPDLSWHQAHLDDRYLLCSDGLTDYTDLRDVHEILMSTEDGTEAAWQLIALANGNGGPDNITCVITDVVRQNKKWWQR; the protein is encoded by the coding sequence ATGACACACGAGCTGCGCATCGCCGTGGCCACCGATCCGGGGCTGGTTCGCGAGCACAACGAGGACTCGGTGTACGTTCGCGCGGACCTGCAGGCGGTGGCTGACGGCATGGGTGGCCACGAGCACGGCGAGCTCGCCAGTGCGATCGCGGTGGACGTGCTGGCGAACTGGCAGGGCGACCTCGGCCCGGCCGTGGCGGAGATCGCGCGCAGGCTCGACGACGAGGCCCCGCAGGGCACCGGCACCACGCTGACGGCGATGCGCTGGGAGGGCCTCGCCTTCCAACTCGCTCATGTCGGCGACTCCCGCGCGTACGTGCTGAGGGAGGGCGAGCTGCGCCAGCTCTCCCACGACCACACCATGGTGCAGGCTCTCGTCGACGCCGGCAGGCTGACACCGGAGGAGGCGGCCGGCCACCCGCGCCGCGCGTACGTGCTCAGGGCCCTGCAGTCCGGCAACTCGCACGAGCCGGACCTCTCCTGGCACCAGGCCCACCTCGACGACCGCTACCTGTTGTGCAGCGACGGCCTCACCGACTACACCGACCTGCGGGACGTCCACGAGATCCTGATGTCCACCGAGGACGGCACAGAGGCCGCCTGGCAGCTCATCGCGCTCGCCAACGGCAACGGCGGCCCGGACAACATCACCTGCGTGATCACCGACGTCGTCCGCCAGAACAAGAAGTGGTGGCAGCGCTAG
- a CDS encoding alpha/beta hydrolase yields the protein MTKTLRVALAGALAVSAIALAPGAQAAPKADPDTAALAGALTTQAITWEECTFPGVAEETVARFKTVKGLACATVKVPRDWHNPQDGNTIDLRVSKTETAYKGTARQGIALVNPGGPGGSGLPWGAAMALRAPVLASQYDFIGFDPRGVGLSTPLKCSYTVPGSTDEDVLNRAKVAGCLENPLTQFITTEQTAYDMDFIRVLLGEKKTSYIGYSYGTWLGTWYATVFPGKVHRFLLDSAVDASQTTLEETWDLQPRSRDRQFQEALLPYVARNNAIYEAGTDPFEIRKKWEQAGGTRDFLGQLFTAWFIIPAMYDTTQYEVAASAVATVAGTVTEGTTAERVEAIVAKMLARPGLSPENAEFIKKAKANALAAIEKKERVAVKSTTAAAEVETWDATFEAIRCQDGQWNQNLQYWHYWKADLTVNAPFIAPFMSTPLCAYWPTKNSKPTPDKKTFPRVLVAQSELDAATPYEGGVSTTKALPGAKLISVDNEGSHGLFPYNTDCVDDPITFYFQTGATPRKQFTGCQALPLPGETETFQVGGTLSNGKVKIKMITPAVKKANKIVKDLLSSSSTAQADESGMPANI from the coding sequence GTGACGAAGACTCTCAGAGTCGCGCTGGCCGGGGCGCTCGCCGTCTCGGCCATCGCGCTCGCACCGGGGGCGCAGGCCGCGCCGAAGGCGGACCCGGACACGGCGGCGCTCGCAGGTGCGCTGACCACGCAGGCGATCACGTGGGAGGAGTGCACCTTCCCCGGCGTCGCGGAGGAGACGGTCGCGCGCTTCAAGACCGTCAAGGGGCTCGCGTGCGCCACGGTCAAGGTGCCGCGCGACTGGCACAACCCGCAGGACGGCAACACGATCGACCTGCGCGTCTCGAAGACCGAGACCGCCTACAAGGGCACCGCCCGCCAGGGCATCGCGCTCGTCAACCCCGGTGGCCCCGGCGGCTCCGGCCTGCCGTGGGGCGCCGCGATGGCCCTGCGCGCGCCGGTGCTCGCGAGCCAGTACGACTTCATCGGGTTCGACCCGCGCGGCGTCGGCCTGTCCACGCCGCTCAAGTGCAGCTACACGGTCCCGGGCTCGACCGACGAGGACGTGCTGAACCGCGCGAAGGTCGCGGGCTGCTTGGAGAACCCGCTCACGCAGTTCATCACCACCGAACAGACCGCGTACGACATGGACTTCATCCGGGTGCTGCTCGGTGAGAAGAAGACCTCGTACATCGGCTACTCGTACGGCACGTGGCTCGGCACCTGGTACGCCACGGTGTTCCCGGGCAAGGTGCACCGCTTCCTGCTCGACTCGGCCGTCGACGCGTCGCAGACCACCCTCGAGGAGACGTGGGACCTGCAGCCGCGCAGCCGTGACCGGCAGTTCCAGGAGGCGCTGCTGCCGTACGTCGCGCGCAACAACGCGATCTACGAGGCGGGCACCGACCCGTTCGAGATCCGCAAGAAGTGGGAGCAGGCGGGCGGCACGCGCGACTTCCTGGGCCAGCTGTTCACCGCGTGGTTCATCATCCCGGCGATGTACGACACCACCCAGTACGAGGTCGCGGCCTCCGCGGTGGCGACCGTGGCCGGCACGGTGACCGAGGGCACCACCGCCGAGCGCGTCGAGGCGATCGTCGCGAAGATGCTGGCGCGTCCGGGCCTGTCGCCGGAGAACGCCGAGTTCATCAAGAAGGCCAAGGCCAACGCGCTCGCGGCCATCGAGAAGAAGGAGCGGGTCGCGGTCAAGTCCACGACCGCCGCGGCCGAGGTCGAGACCTGGGACGCCACCTTCGAGGCGATCCGCTGCCAGGACGGCCAGTGGAACCAGAACCTGCAGTACTGGCACTACTGGAAGGCCGACCTGACCGTGAACGCGCCGTTCATCGCGCCGTTCATGAGCACGCCGCTGTGCGCGTACTGGCCGACCAAGAACTCGAAGCCCACGCCGGACAAGAAGACGTTCCCGCGCGTGCTGGTGGCGCAGAGCGAGCTCGACGCGGCGACGCCGTACGAGGGTGGCGTGTCCACCACGAAGGCGCTGCCGGGTGCGAAGCTGATCAGCGTCGACAACGAGGGCTCGCACGGCCTGTTCCCGTACAACACGGACTGCGTCGACGACCCGATCACGTTCTACTTCCAGACCGGTGCGACGCCGCGCAAGCAGTTCACCGGGTGCCAGGCGCTGCCGCTGCCGGGTGAGACCGAGACGTTCCAGGTCGGTGGCACGCTCTCGAACGGCAAGGTGAAGATCAAGATGATCACGCCGGCCGTGAAGAAGGCGAACAAGATCGTGAAGGACCTGCTGAGCTCGTCGTCGACCGCGCAGGCGGACGAGTCGGGTATGCCGGCCAACATCTGA
- a CDS encoding helix-turn-helix transcriptional regulator, translating into MHGGLSAEAEQLYLALLRGGRVNAGAALEELERLGLTRGGQVRPPRSTLAAIASEHEVSAQKARETAEVLARAYAARGGLEADFVEVLRDAGEVIAAFEEMQSQAKTEVRALDPGSYLSPQPEASPAQPPALARGVGYRVVYDSSLLQDPQGFASVQESIAVGEQARAFPGVPLKLVVADSDRALIAVPTVTGGNVVALLIHPSVLLSALVELFEAFWRMGVPITASGQDNDEGEPTLATHRLLSLLSAGLTDESIARELGVSERTVHRRVSRLQQLLGAQTRFQLGVQASRRGWL; encoded by the coding sequence GTGCACGGGGGTTTGTCGGCGGAGGCCGAGCAGCTGTACCTGGCGCTGCTGCGGGGCGGGCGCGTGAATGCCGGTGCGGCGCTGGAGGAGCTCGAACGGCTCGGGCTCACCCGTGGCGGTCAGGTGCGGCCGCCGCGGTCGACGTTGGCGGCGATCGCCTCGGAGCACGAAGTCTCCGCGCAGAAGGCACGGGAGACCGCCGAGGTGCTGGCGCGGGCCTATGCCGCGCGGGGCGGGCTGGAGGCGGACTTCGTCGAGGTGCTCAGGGACGCGGGCGAGGTGATCGCCGCGTTCGAGGAGATGCAGAGCCAGGCGAAGACCGAGGTGCGGGCGCTGGACCCCGGCTCGTACCTGAGCCCGCAGCCGGAGGCGAGTCCCGCGCAGCCGCCGGCACTGGCCCGCGGGGTCGGCTACCGGGTGGTCTACGACTCGTCGCTGCTGCAAGACCCGCAGGGGTTCGCGTCGGTGCAGGAGAGCATCGCGGTCGGTGAGCAGGCGCGGGCGTTCCCCGGGGTGCCGCTGAAGCTCGTCGTGGCGGATTCGGACAGGGCCTTGATCGCGGTGCCGACAGTGACGGGCGGGAACGTCGTGGCGCTGCTCATTCACCCGTCCGTGTTGCTGAGTGCGCTGGTCGAGTTGTTCGAGGCGTTCTGGCGAATGGGCGTGCCGATCACGGCGAGCGGGCAGGACAACGACGAAGGCGAGCCGACGTTGGCGACGCACCGGCTGTTGTCGCTGCTCAGCGCGGGTCTGACGGACGAGTCGATCGCGCGGGAGCTCGGGGTCAGCGAGCGGACGGTGCACCGGCGGGTGAGCCGGCTGCAGCAGTTGCTGGGCGCCCAGACGCGGTTCCAGCTCGGCGTGCAGGCGTCACGGCGCGGCTGGCTCTAG
- a CDS encoding oxidoreductase: MKVALVTGASSGIGEATAVALHEAGYTVYAAARRLQRMEGLAKRGIRVVRMDVTEDDSMVAGVEQVIAETGRIDLLVNNAGYGSYGAFEDVPLAEGKYQFEVNVFGLARLVQLVVPHMRNAGSGRIVNVSSIGGRIYEPLGGWYHSTKFAVEGLSDSLRLELKPFGIDVVVIQPGAIKTEWGGIAVENMKKTSGQGAYRDQVEALSAFFAQTERGSEPEVIADVIVKAAQARRPRTRYAAGFLARPVLFARRVLPDRAFDALFLGIMHRAA, encoded by the coding sequence ATGAAGGTCGCACTGGTCACGGGCGCGTCGTCGGGCATCGGCGAGGCGACGGCGGTGGCGTTGCACGAGGCCGGTTACACGGTCTACGCGGCGGCGCGGCGGCTCCAGCGGATGGAAGGGCTCGCGAAGCGCGGCATCAGGGTGGTGCGGATGGACGTCACCGAGGACGACTCGATGGTCGCGGGCGTCGAGCAGGTCATCGCCGAGACCGGGCGGATCGACCTGCTCGTCAACAACGCCGGCTACGGGTCGTACGGGGCGTTCGAGGACGTGCCGCTGGCGGAGGGCAAATATCAGTTCGAGGTCAACGTGTTCGGGCTGGCGCGGCTGGTGCAGCTCGTCGTGCCGCACATGAGGAACGCGGGCAGCGGGCGGATCGTGAACGTGTCGTCGATCGGCGGGCGGATCTACGAGCCGCTGGGAGGGTGGTACCACTCGACGAAGTTCGCGGTGGAGGGGTTGAGCGACTCGCTGCGGCTCGAGCTGAAGCCGTTCGGGATCGACGTCGTGGTGATCCAGCCCGGCGCGATCAAGACCGAGTGGGGCGGCATCGCGGTGGAGAACATGAAGAAGACCTCCGGGCAGGGTGCCTACCGCGACCAGGTCGAGGCGCTGTCGGCGTTCTTCGCGCAGACCGAGCGCGGGTCGGAGCCGGAGGTGATCGCGGACGTGATCGTCAAGGCTGCCCAGGCGCGCAGGCCGAGGACCAGGTACGCGGCGGGGTTCCTGGCGCGGCCGGTCCTGTTCGCGCGCAGGGTGTTGCCCGACCGGGCGTTCGACGCGCTGTTCCTCGGCATCATGCACCGGGCCGCCTGA